A window from Cellulomonas sp. C5510 encodes these proteins:
- a CDS encoding P1 family peptidase — MTESAQAAAPDDSSPARAPEVPPAERVAAPAPSRGDGGVAPSSGSITDVTGVRVGQVTRAGDGWLTGVTVVLPPAGTVAGVDVRGGGPGTHETDALDPRTLVPTADAVVLTGGSAFGLVTAHGVQRWLAEHDRGYRVGTSPGEVVPIVPAAAVFDLGRGGRFDARPDEAMGYEAAAAAAVAAEHDPVDRGTVGAGTGAAIAMQTRKGGVGTASVRLPAPWDQVVVGALAVVNAAGAPAGSPRSWPTPASAAPPPASAAPTPASAAPPPASAAPPTASAAPPPASAAPPTTSPRAADPARSGSGADSVAPRLRGHQAPPAPLNTTIAVVATNAALDPAETSRTATAAHAGLARALDPVHTLVDGDTVFSLATGELALPASRPERVVALVQLQAAAAHALELAVADGIASATAVRTPVVDLPVWDGPTR, encoded by the coding sequence ATGACCGAGTCAGCGCAGGCAGCCGCGCCCGACGACTCCAGCCCCGCGCGCGCCCCCGAGGTCCCCCCGGCGGAACGCGTCGCCGCTCCCGCTCCGTCCCGCGGTGACGGCGGGGTCGCCCCGTCCTCGGGCAGCATCACGGATGTCACGGGCGTCCGGGTGGGGCAGGTGACGCGGGCGGGTGACGGGTGGCTCACCGGCGTGACGGTGGTCCTGCCGCCGGCCGGCACCGTCGCCGGCGTGGACGTGCGAGGCGGTGGACCCGGCACGCACGAGACCGACGCGCTCGATCCCCGCACGCTCGTCCCGACCGCCGACGCGGTGGTGCTGACGGGTGGCTCGGCGTTCGGGCTCGTGACGGCGCACGGGGTGCAGCGGTGGCTCGCCGAGCACGACCGGGGATACCGCGTCGGCACGTCGCCCGGGGAGGTCGTGCCGATCGTGCCGGCGGCGGCCGTGTTCGACCTCGGCCGCGGCGGGCGGTTCGACGCCCGGCCGGACGAGGCGATGGGGTACGAGGCGGCCGCCGCGGCCGCCGTTGCCGCGGAGCACGACCCGGTCGACCGCGGCACGGTCGGGGCGGGCACCGGCGCGGCGATCGCGATGCAGACGCGCAAGGGCGGTGTCGGGACGGCGTCCGTCAGGTTGCCGGCACCGTGGGACCAGGTGGTCGTCGGGGCGCTCGCGGTCGTCAACGCAGCCGGCGCACCCGCCGGGTCGCCGAGGTCCTGGCCGACTCCCGCGTCCGCCGCGCCACCGCCCGCGTCCGCCGCGCCGACTCCCGCGTCCGCCGCACCACCGCCCGCGTCCGCTGCGCCGCCGACGGCCTCCGCCGCGCCACCGCCCGCGTCCGCCGCGCCACCGACGACCTCCCCCCGCGCCGCTGACCCGGCCCGGTCGGGGTCCGGCGCGGACTCCGTCGCGCCGCGGCTCCGCGGTCACCAGGCCCCGCCCGCGCCGCTGAACACGACGATCGCCGTCGTGGCGACGAACGCGGCGCTCGACCCGGCGGAGACGTCACGCACGGCGACGGCGGCGCACGCCGGTCTGGCGCGGGCCCTCGACCCGGTCCACACGCTCGTCGACGGCGACACGGTGTTCTCGCTCGCGACGGGCGAGCTGGCGTTGCCGGCGTCCCGGCCGGAGCGGGTCGTGGCTCTCGTGCAGCTGCAGGCCGCCGCCGCGCACGCGCTCGAGCTGGCCGTCGCCGACGGGATCGCCTCGGCGACGGCCGTGCGCACGCCGGTGGTCGACCTCCCCGTGTGGGACGGGCCGACCCGGTAG
- a CDS encoding DUF6518 family protein has product MPTTSPHAPATAAQPSGALRTVGWPAGLALAVAAGLLAGTLTSFGQTLLGDTPFQGLAIAVSPWLVAPFLVGATARRSATAALAGLLTCAGQVAGYYVAADLRGFAVGSASILLWSLAGAIGGPVFGMAGRLWRRTRSDDPRRAGAGAALLAGCWLAEALVTYLVVLHRPEEALVFALVAGLLVALLGRGGGHRALLIRLPVAVAAGAAGFAALHAVVG; this is encoded by the coding sequence GTGCCGACCACGAGCCCACACGCCCCCGCGACCGCCGCCCAGCCCTCCGGTGCCCTCCGCACGGTGGGGTGGCCCGCCGGGCTCGCCCTCGCGGTCGCCGCGGGCCTGCTCGCCGGGACGCTCACCTCGTTCGGGCAGACGCTGCTCGGCGACACCCCGTTCCAGGGGCTGGCCATCGCCGTCAGCCCCTGGCTCGTCGCGCCCTTCCTCGTCGGCGCGACGGCCCGCCGGTCGGCCACCGCAGCGCTCGCCGGCCTCCTGACCTGCGCCGGGCAGGTCGCCGGGTACTACGTGGCCGCGGACCTCCGGGGGTTCGCGGTCGGCTCGGCGTCGATCCTGCTGTGGAGCCTCGCCGGTGCGATCGGCGGTCCGGTCTTCGGCATGGCGGGTCGGCTGTGGCGGAGGACCCGGTCCGATGACCCGCGGAGGGCGGGCGCCGGCGCGGCGCTGCTCGCCGGCTGCTGGCTCGCGGAGGCGCTGGTGACCTACCTCGTGGTGCTGCACCGCCCGGAGGAGGCGCTGGTCTTCGCCCTCGTCGCCGGGTTGCTGGTCGCGCTGCTCGGTCGCGGGGGAGGCCACCGGGCACTGCTGATCCGGCTGCCCGTCGCCGTCGCTGCGGGAGCCGCGGGGTTCGCGGCGCTGCACGCCGTGGTCGGCTGA
- a CDS encoding HNH endonuclease signature motif containing protein gives MLDPVARFPFRPGAGGERDAAVLRTTDPPVAAMAPGPELAALVADLDPDGVSDHGLVELTAAAVRLTSWAHAVAARYAALLAERPSMNPPWSRLTRPPAESSVAGDELAMRLAWSSRAAGRLVRDGRAFGHHLGATGDALARGDLDAVRARVLVDRLDDLPLVVALDVQEAVLTRAHSRTAAQLRADVERAAIAVDARDAAARRERARTRRRVDRPRVLADGMAGLWAVLPAADAMRLDSVLGAAARTARSAGDPRTLDQLRADGLVDLVLHTACAEPDDRTVARSSPGSVGTAARPSDPCPDGRPRCPARRGSAQIRVTVPLTTLMGEDDEPAHLAGYGPVDAGTARALAAGGVWRRLVTDPLSGAVLDLGRTRYRPTTELAEHVVARDRTCARPGCGVPAESCDLDHTLEFHALPASDPDESRALGSTGAGNLGPLCRRDHRLKTDGGFVLRQVRPGVFEWLTPTGHRYRCVPGLDPALALHPPPRDPWPSPPPF, from the coding sequence GTGCTCGACCCCGTGGCGCGCTTCCCGTTCCGGCCCGGTGCAGGCGGGGAGAGGGACGCGGCGGTCCTCCGGACCACCGACCCGCCGGTCGCGGCGATGGCCCCGGGGCCCGAGCTCGCCGCGCTCGTGGCGGACCTGGACCCGGACGGCGTCTCCGACCACGGCCTCGTCGAGCTCACGGCCGCCGCCGTGCGCCTCACCTCCTGGGCGCACGCCGTTGCGGCGCGGTACGCGGCTCTGCTGGCCGAGCGGCCGTCGATGAACCCGCCGTGGTCGCGCCTCACGCGCCCGCCGGCGGAGTCGTCCGTCGCCGGCGACGAGCTCGCGATGAGGCTCGCGTGGTCCTCGCGCGCGGCCGGCCGCCTGGTCCGCGACGGGCGCGCGTTCGGCCACCACCTCGGGGCCACGGGTGATGCCCTCGCTCGTGGTGACCTCGATGCCGTCCGCGCCCGCGTCCTCGTCGACCGGCTGGACGATCTCCCGCTCGTGGTCGCCCTGGACGTCCAGGAGGCGGTGCTCACCCGGGCGCACTCCCGGACCGCCGCGCAGCTCCGCGCGGACGTCGAGCGTGCGGCGATCGCCGTGGACGCCCGCGACGCCGCCGCACGGCGCGAACGCGCCCGGACCCGACGGCGTGTCGACAGGCCGCGGGTGCTGGCCGACGGCATGGCCGGTCTCTGGGCGGTGCTGCCGGCTGCTGATGCGATGCGGCTGGACTCCGTGCTCGGGGCCGCGGCGCGGACAGCTCGCAGTGCCGGCGACCCGCGCACGCTCGACCAGCTCCGCGCGGACGGCCTGGTGGACCTCGTCCTGCACACCGCGTGCGCCGAGCCGGACGACCGGACCGTGGCCCGGTCGTCACCGGGATCCGTGGGAACCGCCGCACGACCGAGCGACCCGTGCCCGGACGGCCGACCGCGGTGCCCGGCGCGACGGGGCAGCGCCCAGATCCGCGTCACCGTCCCGCTGACGACCCTCATGGGTGAGGACGACGAGCCGGCGCACCTCGCCGGCTACGGACCCGTCGACGCCGGGACCGCCCGGGCCCTCGCCGCGGGAGGGGTCTGGCGGCGGCTCGTCACCGACCCGCTGTCCGGCGCGGTCCTCGACCTGGGTCGGACCCGCTACCGACCGACGACGGAGCTCGCCGAGCACGTCGTCGCGCGGGACCGCACCTGCGCCCGGCCGGGCTGCGGCGTGCCGGCGGAGTCCTGCGACCTCGACCACACGCTCGAGTTCCACGCCCTGCCCGCGAGCGATCCGGACGAGAGCCGCGCGCTCGGCTCGACGGGAGCCGGCAACCTCGGCCCGCTGTGCCGGCGGGACCACCGCCTGAAGACCGACGGAGGCTTCGTCCTGCGCCAGGTGCGGCCCGGCGTGTTCGAGTGGCTCACGCCGACCGGTCACCGGTACCGCTGCGTGCCCGGTCTCGACCCCGCGCTCGCCCTGCACCCGCCACCGAGGGACCCGTGGCCGTCACCGCCACCCTTCTAG
- a CDS encoding NAD-dependent succinate-semialdehyde dehydrogenase, translated as MTTSPLPPYVAAHTPTGLLIGGEWRHARGGGTFPVADPATTDVLFEVADATPEDGLAALDAAHRAFPAWREVAPRTRSDVLRSVFDAMTARAEDLAALITAEGGKPLAEARAEVQYAAEFVRWYAEQAVRLDGLARRAPAGTHHQLVLRRPVGPALLITPWNFPIAMITRKVAPALAAGCPVVIKPAGLTPLTTAYFAELVRAELDARDLPTGVVNVVPTSSSAAVTGPVIADPRLRKLSFTGSTEVGRTLLKQAADGVLRTSMELGGNAPFLVFDDADLDLAVEAAVQAKMRNAGQTCVAANRFLVQEPVAAEFTDRLTAAFERLVVGRGTDPDVTVGPLIERSAVDRVDELVADAADAGARVRTGGGRPGGRGYFYRPTVLDRVPEDARTVREEVFGPVAPVVTFGSEDDGVRLANATEFGLVAYACTRDVSRVMRLAERVETGMLGINRGMVSDASAPFGGVKSSGVGREGGEAGIEEYLEPLYVAL; from the coding sequence ATGACGACCTCGCCGCTGCCGCCGTACGTCGCCGCACACACGCCGACCGGCCTGCTGATCGGCGGCGAGTGGCGTCACGCCCGTGGCGGCGGCACGTTCCCGGTCGCGGACCCGGCGACGACGGACGTGCTGTTCGAGGTCGCCGATGCGACGCCCGAGGACGGCCTGGCGGCGCTCGACGCAGCGCACCGCGCGTTCCCGGCATGGCGGGAGGTCGCTCCGCGCACCCGCTCGGACGTGCTGCGGTCGGTGTTCGACGCGATGACGGCGCGCGCGGAGGACCTGGCGGCACTGATCACGGCGGAGGGCGGCAAGCCGCTCGCGGAGGCGCGCGCCGAGGTGCAGTACGCCGCGGAGTTCGTGCGCTGGTACGCGGAGCAGGCGGTGCGCCTGGACGGGCTCGCACGGCGCGCACCGGCGGGCACGCACCACCAGCTGGTGCTGCGCCGACCCGTCGGCCCGGCGCTGCTGATCACGCCGTGGAACTTCCCGATCGCGATGATCACCCGCAAGGTCGCGCCGGCTCTGGCCGCGGGCTGCCCGGTGGTCATCAAGCCGGCCGGGCTGACGCCGCTGACGACGGCGTACTTCGCCGAGCTGGTGCGCGCGGAGCTGGATGCCCGGGACCTGCCGACCGGCGTGGTGAACGTGGTGCCGACGTCGTCCTCGGCGGCGGTGACCGGACCGGTGATCGCGGACCCGCGGCTGCGCAAGCTGTCGTTCACCGGGTCCACGGAGGTCGGGCGGACGCTGCTCAAGCAGGCCGCGGACGGCGTGCTGCGGACGTCGATGGAGCTCGGCGGCAACGCTCCCTTCCTCGTGTTCGACGACGCCGACCTGGACCTGGCCGTCGAGGCCGCGGTGCAGGCGAAGATGCGCAACGCCGGCCAGACGTGCGTCGCGGCGAACCGCTTCCTGGTGCAGGAGCCGGTGGCGGCCGAGTTCACGGACCGTCTGACCGCGGCGTTCGAGCGGCTGGTCGTCGGCCGCGGGACCGACCCGGACGTGACCGTCGGCCCGCTGATCGAGCGTTCGGCCGTGGACCGGGTCGACGAGCTGGTCGCCGACGCGGCGGACGCCGGGGCGCGGGTCCGTACCGGCGGCGGTCGCCCCGGCGGACGCGGGTACTTCTACCGCCCGACCGTGCTGGACCGGGTCCCCGAGGACGCCCGGACGGTGCGCGAGGAGGTGTTCGGCCCGGTCGCCCCGGTGGTGACGTTCGGCTCGGAGGACGACGGCGTCCGCCTGGCGAACGCGACCGAGTTCGGCCTCGTCGCCTACGCGTGCACCCGCGACGTCTCCCGGGTGATGCGCCTGGCGGAGCGGGTCGAGACCGGGATGCTCGGGATCAACCGGGGGATGGTGTCCGACGCGTCGGCCCCGTTCGGCGGCGTGAAGTCGTCGGGCGTCGGGCGCGAGGGCGGCGAGGCCGGCATCGAGGAGTACCTGGAGCCGCTGTACGTGGCATTGTGA
- a CDS encoding GNAT family N-acetyltransferase — MSPLTSATSDVSVRPAVPGDETTIAAVQLAAWRATHAETLGAEVLDAVDPARLAAQWRAAITSPPGRGYRVLVAMHGPRLVGFASVVPVVAPPGTGDDTPGGEILALEVEPTERRQGHGSRLLAAVVDLLRDEDGATSVQTWVIRGDVAREQFLGSAGLGDVGGRRVLGEQDDPREITEHLWGAAI; from the coding sequence ATGAGCCCCCTCACCTCCGCGACGTCCGACGTGTCCGTGCGCCCAGCGGTCCCCGGCGACGAGACCACGATCGCCGCCGTGCAGCTCGCCGCCTGGCGGGCGACGCACGCCGAGACGCTGGGGGCCGAGGTGCTGGACGCGGTCGACCCGGCGCGCCTCGCTGCTCAGTGGCGGGCGGCGATCACCAGCCCCCCGGGACGCGGGTACCGCGTGCTCGTGGCGATGCACGGGCCGCGGCTCGTCGGCTTCGCCTCCGTGGTCCCGGTGGTCGCGCCCCCCGGCACCGGGGACGACACCCCGGGCGGCGAGATCCTGGCGCTCGAGGTGGAGCCGACCGAGCGCCGGCAGGGGCACGGGTCGCGCCTGCTCGCCGCGGTCGTGGACCTGCTGCGGGACGAGGACGGCGCGACGTCGGTGCAGACATGGGTGATCCGGGGCGACGTGGCCCGGGAGCAGTTCCTCGGCTCCGCGGGGCTCGGTGACGTGGGTGGACGCCGGGTGCTCGGCGAGCAGGACGACCCCCGGGAGATCACCGAGCACCTGTGGGGCGCCGCGATCTGA
- a CDS encoding bifunctional diguanylate cyclase/phosphodiesterase: MAPPPTLAAWRRVDRGRALADLTSEPVVVAPTDPCEAVDVGFRTRWTVSSVLVAPREPGGPHGLVARKDFLTTMTGRYGFGRSLWGRRPVAEVARWDAPRVPVSASLTEAAERLAQSDGYSDMVVLGPDDEPVGVLDPTTLMEALASELAHEASHDHLTGVPSRAWFVDGLRELCARAQRGEGAVVLAFVDLDRLKEVNDSLGHAAGDALLHSVAERLAAAALPGDVVGRLGGDEFALARLLEPQTAAAPWRSSALGLGETLRAALAASDPALPAAAHSRASVGLAVGAGPLVDSDRLLREADLAMYGAKKAGGDRVRLAGADLATADGRVPRQGRGDGARHDDDRGRAAEGSAWWGLEVHYQPIARTADGVAREVEALLRCRDDDGELGGPAEPLARAAAAGRALDLDLWVLAAACRDLAGWRATLGDRAPETVNVNLSPAALDEPLLADRVLRVLTEVRVAPGTVRLELSEAATDAQLARAQPALRELRAAGVPIALDDLGAAFGALRQVTRLPVDAVKIDREVVAHMLDDPVDALIVELVHRLAADRGLPVVAEGVETAEQVDALRAAGVPLMQGFHVARPMPPDALAAYLAR; the protein is encoded by the coding sequence GTGGCCCCTCCCCCGACGCTCGCCGCCTGGCGGCGGGTCGACCGCGGACGCGCGCTCGCCGACCTCACGTCCGAGCCCGTCGTCGTCGCCCCGACCGACCCCTGCGAGGCCGTCGACGTCGGCTTCCGCACCCGCTGGACCGTCTCGTCGGTGCTGGTGGCGCCGCGCGAGCCGGGGGGACCGCACGGCTTGGTGGCGCGCAAGGACTTCCTGACGACGATGACGGGCCGCTACGGCTTCGGGCGATCGCTGTGGGGCCGCCGCCCGGTCGCGGAGGTCGCCCGCTGGGACGCCCCGCGGGTGCCGGTGTCGGCGTCGCTCACGGAGGCCGCCGAACGGCTGGCGCAGAGCGACGGCTACTCCGACATGGTGGTGCTCGGGCCGGACGATGAGCCGGTGGGCGTCCTCGACCCGACGACGCTGATGGAGGCGCTGGCCTCCGAGCTCGCGCACGAGGCCTCCCACGACCACCTGACCGGCGTGCCGTCGCGTGCCTGGTTCGTCGACGGCCTGCGGGAGCTCTGCGCGCGGGCGCAGCGCGGCGAGGGCGCCGTCGTCCTGGCGTTCGTCGACCTGGACCGGCTGAAGGAGGTCAACGACTCCCTCGGCCACGCGGCAGGGGACGCCCTGCTCCACTCGGTGGCCGAGCGCCTCGCGGCGGCTGCGCTGCCGGGGGACGTGGTCGGGCGCCTGGGCGGTGACGAGTTCGCGCTCGCCCGCCTGCTCGAGCCGCAGACGGCCGCGGCGCCGTGGCGCTCGTCGGCGCTCGGGCTGGGCGAGACCCTCCGGGCGGCGCTCGCCGCGAGCGACCCCGCGCTGCCCGCTGCGGCGCACTCGCGGGCGAGCGTGGGGCTCGCCGTCGGCGCCGGCCCGCTGGTGGACAGCGACCGGTTGCTGCGGGAGGCGGACCTCGCGATGTACGGGGCGAAGAAGGCGGGCGGGGACCGCGTGCGGCTCGCTGGCGCCGACCTCGCGACCGCAGACGGCCGGGTCCCGCGCCAGGGCCGCGGCGACGGCGCCCGGCACGATGACGACCGGGGGCGTGCGGCAGAGGGCTCGGCGTGGTGGGGCCTCGAGGTCCACTACCAGCCCATCGCCCGCACGGCGGACGGCGTCGCGCGCGAGGTCGAGGCGCTGCTGCGCTGCCGCGACGACGACGGCGAGCTCGGTGGTCCCGCCGAGCCCCTCGCCCGCGCCGCAGCGGCGGGACGGGCGCTGGACCTCGACCTGTGGGTGCTGGCCGCGGCGTGCCGTGACCTGGCGGGGTGGCGGGCGACGCTCGGCGACCGCGCGCCGGAGACCGTGAACGTCAACCTGTCCCCCGCCGCGCTGGACGAGCCGCTGCTCGCCGACCGCGTGCTCCGGGTGCTCACGGAGGTCCGCGTGGCGCCGGGAACGGTGCGGCTCGAGCTCTCCGAGGCCGCGACCGACGCCCAGCTGGCCCGCGCGCAGCCGGCGCTGCGGGAGCTGCGGGCGGCGGGGGTGCCGATCGCGCTCGACGACCTCGGCGCCGCGTTCGGCGCCCTGCGGCAGGTCACCCGGCTGCCCGTGGACGCGGTGAAGATCGACCGCGAGGTCGTCGCGCACATGCTGGACGACCCCGTGGACGCGCTGATCGTGGAGCTCGTGCACCGGCTGGCGGCCGACCGCGGTCTCCCCGTGGTGGCCGAGGGCGTCGAGACGGCGGAGCAGGTGGACGCGCTGCGCGCCGCCGGCGTACCCCTGATGCAGGGCTTCCACGTCGCGCGCCCGATGCCGCCGGACGCCCTCGCGGCCTACCTCGCGCGCTGA
- the dapB gene encoding 4-hydroxy-tetrahydrodipicolinate reductase, which translates to MTGTRDLEPIPVAVLGASGRMGRTVVAAVEAAPDLELVAALDHGDDVGRVAAAGAHVAVDFTVPAATEGNVRALVGQGVHAVVGTTGWSPEALARVEADLAEQPGVGVLIAPNFALGAVLAMTFAAQAARWFESVEVVELHHPDKVDAPSGTARHTAEAVARARRQAGLGPVPDATTAALDGARGADVDGVRVHAVRLRGLVAHEEILLGNAGEQLTIRHDSFDRVSFMPGVLHAVRTVGSRPGLTVGLEHYLDL; encoded by the coding sequence CCGATCCCCGTCGCCGTGCTGGGTGCCTCCGGGCGCATGGGCCGCACGGTCGTCGCGGCCGTGGAGGCCGCCCCGGACCTGGAGCTCGTGGCCGCGCTCGACCACGGTGACGACGTCGGCCGCGTCGCTGCCGCGGGTGCCCACGTCGCCGTGGACTTCACGGTGCCCGCCGCGACCGAGGGCAACGTGCGCGCGCTCGTCGGCCAGGGCGTGCACGCCGTCGTCGGCACGACGGGCTGGTCGCCCGAGGCGCTCGCCCGCGTCGAGGCGGATCTCGCCGAGCAGCCCGGCGTCGGGGTGCTGATCGCCCCGAACTTCGCGCTCGGCGCGGTGCTCGCCATGACGTTCGCGGCGCAGGCGGCCCGGTGGTTCGAGTCCGTGGAGGTCGTCGAGCTGCACCACCCCGACAAGGTCGACGCGCCGTCCGGGACGGCCCGGCACACCGCCGAGGCCGTCGCCCGCGCCCGGCGGCAGGCGGGCCTCGGACCGGTGCCGGACGCGACGACGGCGGCGCTCGACGGAGCGCGCGGGGCGGACGTCGACGGCGTGCGCGTGCACGCGGTCCGGCTGCGCGGCCTGGTCGCGCACGAGGAGATCCTGCTCGGCAACGCCGGCGAGCAGCTCACGATCCGGCACGACTCGTTCGACCGGGTGTCGTTCATGCCGGGCGTGCTGCACGCCGTCCGGACCGTCGGGTCCCGGCCGGGGCTTACCGTCGGGCTCGAGCACTACCTGGACCTGTGA